The DNA segment TCGAAGGACGCGGCGGCCGACGATCCGTTCGGTGCCGCCTGCCGCATCGGGGTCGACGGGTCCTGGGTGACCGCGTACTGCCACAACCCCTATCCGGACACCGACCACGTACGCCTGCACATCGAGTGCCTCCGCTGGTGGGACCTCGACAGCGACAGCCCCCCGGTGGCCGCCGGACCCGCACAGACCGTACGGCTCGCCGGACGCTGCTGGGACGAGGTCGGGACGGCGTGGATCAGCCACCGGAAGGCGGGCTGACGCGCCCCGGACGGCACACGAACGGGTAGGCGGCGGCCTCCTCGGCCGCCGTCGCCGCGTCACCCGCGCGGATCGCCTCCAGCAGCCGCGCGTGGTCCATGTGCGTCTCGGGGGTCAGCTCCTGGCCCACGTCGTCGCGCAGCCGGTCCCGCAGCACCTCGCTCAGGTCCGCGTACAGGGCGATCAGCACATCGTTGTGGGACGCGGCCACGACGGCGAGGTGGAAGGTGGAGTCCGCCGCCACGAACGGTTCCGCCGCACCCGACGCCCAGGCCTCCTCGCGGCGCAGCAGCAGCGTGTCGAGCTGCCTGAGGTCCTTCCCGGTGCGCCGCCGGGCGGCCAGCCGCGCCGCGGACGCCTCCAGGGTGGAGCGCAGTTCCGCGATGTGCCCGGGGTCGGCGTCGGCGAAGCGGCGGTGCATCACACCGGCCAGCTCGCTCGTGGCGACGACATACGTGCCCGAGCCCTGGCGGATGGCCAGCAGCCCGTTGTGCGCCAGCGCGCGGACGGCCTCGCGGACCGTGTTACGGGCCACCCCCAGCTGCTCGACCAGCTCAGGCTCGGTCGGAATACGGGAGCCGACCGGCCACTCGCCCGAGGAGATCTGGGCGCGCAGAGCGGCGATGACCTGCTCGGACAGTGCGGAACGACGGAGATGGCTCAGGGGCATGACACACCTTCGCACGATGGAGACCTCGGGCGCCGTCTCGGACATGGACAACCAATCATCCCATGATTCTATGACAGGCCTCATGGTTGGTGAGGAACTCCGGACGGTCACGTCCACGACGGCGTGCACGGCGTCTCCGGCGCCCGACGGCACGGAGCCCGACGACAGGGAGGCGGGTGGGACCGGACGGTCCGGCACGCGCGTGTGGACGATGCGGCTGCTCGTCGCCGGCATCGTGGTGGCGGCGCTGAACCTCCGCCCCGCCATCACCAGCCTCGGGGCACTGCTCGAGGAGACCCGTACCGGGCTCGGCATGAGCGGCACCATGGCCGGGCTGCTCACTTCCGTGCCCCCGCTGTGCTTCGCCGTCCTCGGTGTCACCGCCCCGCGGCTGGCCCGACGCTTCGGGCCGGGTGCGGTGGTGTGCGCCGGTATGGCCGCCATCGGTACCGGTCTGCTGATCCGTCCGTTCACGGGGAGCACGGCGGGTTTCCTGGCGGCGAGCGCCCTCGCGCTCATGGGCATCGCCGTCAGCAACGTCCTGATGCCGGTCGTCGTCAAGCAGTGGTTCCCGGACCGGGTCGGCTCCATGACCGGCCTGTACTCCATGGCTCTCGCCCTCGGCACGGCCCTGGCCGCCGCGGTGACCGTGCCGGCGACCGAGGCGCTGGGCGGGAGCTGGGAGTCGGGACTCGCCCTGTGGGCCGTGCTCGCCACGGCCGCCGTACTGCCCTGGCTCCCGTTCGTGGGTGAGCGGGGCCGGGCGCCTGCGGAGCGGACGCCCGCGCGGGAGCGGCGTGGGACGGGACGGCACACGCGGGGAGGGGGTGGACCGGGGCGGCAGGTGTCCGGACAGCACCCGTCACGGGAGCAGGAGCCCGCACCCGAGCTGCGGATCACCCGCAGCCGGACCGCCCGGGCGCTCGCCGTCTTCTTCGGACTCCAGGCGACCGCCGCCTACATCACCATGGGCTGGATGGCGCAGATCTTCCGGGACGCGGGCGTCACCGCGAGCACCGCCGGGCTGCTCCTCGCGCTCACCATGGTGATGGGAGTGCCGCTCGCCTTCGTCATCCCGCGCGTTGCCACACGGCTGCCCCGGCAGGGCCCGATCGTGGTCGTGCTCGGCACGAGCGGCCTGATCGGATACGCCGGGCTGTACTTCGCGCCCGCCGCCGACGCCCTGGCCTGGGCGCTGCTGCTGGGCATTGCCCACTGCGCCTTCCCGCTCGCGCTCACCATGGTCGGGATGCGGGCCAGGTCCGGCGCGGGAGTGGCCAAGCTGTCGGCCTTCGCACAGAGCGCCGGCTATCTGATCTCCGTCCCGGGTCCTCTCCTGGTGGGCGTCCTCTACCAGTACAGCGGCGGCTGGGGACTCCCCCTCGCACGCATGTCCGCCCTGCTGATCCCGCAGATGATCTCCGGCGTGCTGGCAGGCCGCGCCCGCACGGTGGAGGACGAGGCGGCCCCCCGCCGAGCCCGCGGCCTTCCGCTTCTCCGCGCCCTCGCACCCGCCCACCCCGACTCACCCCGGCGCACATCGAACCGTCGGCGGGTGCGAGACTTGCCCCATGCCCGTCCTCGACCCGAACCCCCAGAACGGCCGGAAGAAGATGCTGCTAGTCTTCGGCGCGTTCTTCGCCATCTTCATCGTCATCGGCGTGATCGCGAGCATCCTGGCGCCGTGACACCCCGCCGTCCCGGCCGGGGGTTCGTGGGGGTGCCGGCACTCCCATCCCCTAGGGGGCCGGGCTCAGGGGCAAGTGGGTGGGTCGCCGGATGGGTCGACGGCCCGGAAGTACATACCTTCGAGATGTGGCCGCGAGACGCGGACACGGATCCCTCGGAGAGTGGAGGCCCCATGTCGACGCGCACGCACACCCGGCCCCACCCGGTCTCCCGGGGCGGCGTCGACACCCGGCTGCCGTGGTGGGCCCTCGCCCTGCCCACGCTCGCCTTCGTCGCGCTGCTCACCCTGATCCTGACCGCCGCCGACGCGCACGCGACGGCCGCCGAGCCCGGGATCACCCACCTCATCGAGCGGGCACAGCAGCCCGTATCCCGCTGAGCACCCCGGAAGCGGCCTTCAACTCCCTGCGCCCCATGGCCTGTTTCATGCGAAGCTGGGTCACATGAGCGTCGCAGAACCCCGCAGGATCGTCCTATTCCGGCATGCGAAGGCCGACTGGCCACCGGTGACCGACCACGAGCGCCCGCTCGCCGAGCGCGGCAGGATGGACGCCGCAGTCGCCGGGCGCAAGCTCGTCGACTCCGCCATCGCCTTCGATCTGGCCCTGTGCTCCACCGCGACCCGGACCCGGGAGACGTGGAAACTCGCGGTTCACGAGTTCCCGCAGCGACCGAAGACCGTGTACGAGGAGCGGATCTACGAGGCCTCACCCGGTGAGCTGATCGCCCTGCTGAACGAAACCCCGGACGACGCGCAGAACGTGCTCCTCGTCGGCCACAACCCCGGCATCCAGGGAGTGGCCGAGATCCTCGCCGGATCGGCCGAGGGGGACGCGGGCGAGCGGATGAGCCGTCGCGGCTATCCGGCCGCCGCGTTCGCCGTGCTCTCCTTCACCGGTTCCTGGAAGTCCCTGGAGCCGGGCACCACCACCCTGCTCGACTACTGGGCTCCCAGCGAGTGACCCCCGCGGCATGACGACGGGACCCGGCACCGAGGGCGTGGACCGGATGCCGGGCCCCCTTCCGCAAGGACACCGGACAGGCCCTGACCCTTCGCGCGGCTCAGTCCAGGTCGAGGACGTCCGCCGCCTCGACCTCTTCGCGCGTGATGCCCAGCAGGTACAGGACGGTGTCCAGGAAGGGGAAGTTCACCGCGGTGTGGGCGGCCTGACGTACCACCGGCTTGGCGTTGAAGGCGACCCCGAGCCCCGCCGCATTGAGCATGTCCAAATCGTTCGCGCCGTCGCCGATCGCCACGGTCTGCGACAGCGGAACCCCCGCTGCGGCGGCGAACCGGCGTAGCAGCCGCGCCTTGCCCGCCCGGTCCACGATCTCGCCCGTGACCCTGCCGGTCAGCTTCCCGTCGGCGATCTCCAGGGTGTTGGCATGGGCGAAGTCCAGCGCCAGCCGCTCCTTCAGATCGTCCGTGACCTGGGTGAACCCCCCGGAGACCACCCCCACCTGGTAGCCGAGTCGCTTCAGCGTGCGGACCAGGGTGCGGGCGCCCGGCGTCAGCCGTACCTCGCTGCGCACCTTGTCCACCACGGAGGCGTCCAGCCCCGCCAGCAACTGCACGCGTGCGTGCAGCGACTGTTCGAAGTCCAGTTCACCACGCATCGCCGCCTCGGTCACCTCGGCGACCCTGTCCTGGCACCCGGCGTGGGCGGCGAAGAGCTCGATCACCTCGTCCTGGATGAGCGTGGAGTCCACATCCATGACGACCAGACGCTGAGCCCGCCGGTGCAGTCCGGCCGCGACGACGGCGACATCCACCCCGAGCTTCGCCGCGTCGGTCACCAGGGCGGTGCGCAGCGGCTCCGTCTCCACCCCGGACACCGCGAACTCCACCGCGGTCACCGGGTACTTGGCGAGTCGGAAGACACGGTCGATATTGGCGCCGGACCGGGTGATCCGCGTGGCGATCGCCGCCGCCGTCTCGGCGGTGAGGGGGTGGCCCAGCACGGTGACCAGGGAACGGCCGAGCCCGCGCGGGCGGTTGTCCCCGATGCCGGAGATGATCTCCGCCTGGAGCTTCATGGACTCCGCCCAACTGTGGACGGTCGCCCGCAGACTGCCCTCCATGCCCTGCGTCGGCTCGGTCACGAGCGCGCACAGCACGATCCGGCCACGCGTGACGACCTGCTCGATGTCGACCACATCGACGGAGTAGGCGGCGAGAGTGTCGAAGAGACCGGCTGTGATGCCCGGCCTGTCCTTGCCGAAGATCTTGACAAGAAGCGTGGGAACGTCCGAGGTCTGCGATGCGCTCATGGTGTTCCCACCGTATCCGGCACGCAGTGCCCCGCGCGCCCGAGGTCCGTCTGGCGGACAGCGAACTCTCGGCGTCGCCCAGGTGTCCCGGACCTTGCGCGCCCGGGTGCCGCCTCCCTCGCGGTCCTTCCCGCCGGCCTCACCGCCCGCCACCGGGCCTGCGCGGTGCCGGGGGAGGAGGCGGCCCCTCGTCCGGCCACAACGGCGACCGCCTCCCGGCCGACGGCCCAGAGCCGTGCCCGGAACCCCGCCGGCCGCCTCGGGCCGGCCGCCTCGGGGCCGGCCACGTGGAGGCGGCTCGACGGGACGGATCAGGGGGGCGCGCCGGAGACGTCGTCGTCCGGCCCGCCCGGGAACCCGCCGTTCCGGGGAGGCTCGTCCGCCGTCCGGCCGGGCGGCCGTATGTCACCCGGTGCCGGTGCCGGTGCCGGTGCCGGTGGCGGGCCGGGCCGCTGCCGCCCTTCCCCGGCCGGACGCGCGTCCTGCGGCTCCCGCAACTCCTCCGGCACGGCCAGATACGGATTGGTGCCCGGATTCGGTGGCCGGTACGGCACCCCCGGCACATACGGCCCGGCTCCCGCCCCGGACCACGGCCCGCTCTCCGCACGGCCGACAGCCCCGGCGCCCCACACGGCCTCCGTCCTCCCCGCACCCACCGCGACTCCCGTGCTTCCCGCGCCCTTCCCGGTCCGAACCCCCTCCCGAGCCGAGGCCGCCGCCCGCGCCAGTGGCGCCGCCCGCCGTCCCACCGCTCCGCTCACCCATGCCAGCAGCGCCCCCGAGGCACCCGCGCCCGCACCCCAGGCGGCCCCCAGGAGCAGTGCCATGCCGAGGTTCCCGTGCAGTTCGACGCCCGCGCCGAACGCCTCGAAGCCGAGCACGGACAGCGAGGCGCCCGCCGACACCTCCGTCAGCCGGACGAGCAGCATCAGGGCCAACGCCGTCGCGCACCCCAGCCGCAGCGCACACCGCCCGGCGAACGCCGCCGGGCCCCCTTCCCGTACGGCGCCCGCACCGGCCGCCACCTCCGGCGGCGTCCGCACCGCGGCCAGCACGCCGGCCAGCAGCATCATCACCGCGGCCGCCACCCCCAGCAGCCACACCCGCCCGTCGAGCTCGGCCAGCCGGGCCAGCGTGACCGGCCGGTCAGAACCCGTGCGCAGCAGGTCGTCCACGGGATACGGCAGAACACCGGGCAGCGCACCCGTCCCGCGCCCGTCCCAAGGCACGAACAGTCCGATCGGGACGCCGAGCCACACCCCGTTCGGCGCGCCCAGCAGCGCGGCTCCCGCGATCCGCCGGGGATGGTCGTCGCCGATCGCCGCGTACCCCGACGCAGCGAGCCCCGCGGCCACCGCCACCAGCCCCACCACGACCAGGGCGGACGCGGGGGGCCGTACGACACGGTGCACGGCGTCCCAGCCGCGTGGCAGCGGAGTGCGCCGGGACGCCAGCAGCGCGACGGCCAGGACGCCGGCCGCCCAGCCCAGACCGCCGAGCAGTGTCGGCACCGTGTCGACGGTGAACCCGACCGCCGCCTGCGCCTCGACGAGGTCGCCGATCCGGTCCGGCAGCAGACCCTCGGCGTCCCCGAGGTCACCCAGCCCCGGAATCTCCAGCCCGCCACCGCCACCGCCACCGCCCGGCAGGTCGTCCAGACCCAGCGCGCCCCCGTCGAGCGTCACGACGTCGCGTCCCGCCCACACCAGTCCGCCCGACATCGCCACGAAGAACGCCACGACCGTGCCCGCGCGGGCGACGAGTTCGGCCGGTGGCACCACGGCGCCCGCCGCCCGCAGGGACCGTAGGAAGAAGTACGACAACAGCAGCGCACCGGCCAGACCCACTCCCAGCGGGGCGACCTCGACGGCCGTGCTCGCCTCCGCGCCCGACAACCCGAACGCCGACACGTGGCCGGACGGGGTGACCGAGCCGCCGGCCGCCAGCGCCACCACCGCCGCCGTCATCGGCCCCAGCGAACCCGCCGAGTCCGCGTCCAGCAGCCGCAGCCCCAGTGCCGCCGTCCCCGCCATCCCGATCAGCGCCCAGCTCACCGCGGCGATCGCGGACATCACGACGTCCACCCACGGCACACGCGTGTCACACTCTGCGGTACCGACGCCCGTGGCAGCGTTCACGGCAGCCCCCCGATCCGCTCCGCGGCGAGGTGGCCGCGCATGTCCCCCTCGCGTGGATTACCACTTTCCGGCCTGGTTTCAACCCCGTCAACGGCGGCGCCGAGAGCATCCGGGCGTCCGCTTCGCAAGGCCCGGCTTTCGGTCAGGGGGCCGAGCCTGAAATAGTTCCCCCCCGATGTTCGACATCCCTAGACTCCCTGCGATGGGGGAAATTCGGGGGACAACTCAGTGGGGCATGGAGTGCCGGAACTCGTACTGGAATCAAACGGACGGACCTGGACGCTCGATCCGTCCAGGTCGTACACCCTGGGACGTGATCCGCAGGGGGATGTCGTGGTGGACGAGGCCAGGGTGTCCTGGCGTCACGCCACGATCAGCTTCAACGGCCGCAACTGGGTCGTCGAGGACCGTGGCAGCACCAACGGCACGTTCGCGCAGGGCCAGCGGATCCACCATCTGGAGATCAGCTCCGACACGGAGCTGAACCTGGGCAACGCGACCGACGGGCCGCGCGTGACCCTGACCGGCGCCGCGGCCCCGGCCGCCTCGACGCAGGCACAGCCGCAGCAGCAGCCGTACGCCGCGCAGGGGGTACAGGGGGCGGACCCGGGCTGGGTACAGCAGGGACAGCAGCAGGCGCGGGCCCAGGGCGGCTGGCAGCAGCCGCCGGTGCCGCACGTCCCGCAGCAGCAGGGCCCCGGTGGCGCGGCGGGGGCGCCGCCGGTGTACGGCGACCGCAGTCCGACCACGTTCCACCAGTTCTCACTCGGCCGCGTGATGCGGATCGGCCGTGCGCTGGAGAACGACCTGGTCGTCTCCGACCTGCAGGTCTCCCGCAACCACGCCGAGTTCCACTCGACGCCCGACGGCCGCATGGAGATCCGCGACCTGGGCTCGCACAACGGCACCTACGTCAACGGTATGCCGATCGCCAAGGGCGGCACGCAGCTGCTCGGACCGACCGACATCGTGGGTGTCGGCCACTCGACGTTCCGGATCGTCGGCGACCGGCTCGAGGAGTTCGTCGACACCGGTGAGGTCTCCTTCTCCGCCCGGCACCTGACCGTCACGGTCGACGGCGGCAAGCAGATCCTCAAGGACGTCTCCTTCGGTGTGCCCGAGAAGTCGCTGGTCGCGGTCATCGGCCCGTCCGGCTCCGGCAAGTCGACCCTGCTCAAGGCGCTCACCGGGTACCGGCCCGCCGACCGGGGCGAGGTTCTCTACGACAACCGGAACCTCTACAAGCAGTTCGCCGAGCTGCGCCAGCGCATCGGTCTGGTCCCGCAGGACGACATCCTGCACAAGGAGCTGACCGTCAAGAGGGCGCTCAAGTACGCGGCCAAGCTTCGCTTCCCGGCCGACACCACGGCCGCCGAGCGCGACGCCCGCATCGACGAGGTGCTGCGCGAGCTGAAGCTGGACATCCACAAGGACAAGAGGGTCACGTCTCTCTCCGGCGGCCAGCGCAAGCGCGTCTCGGTGGCGCTGGAGCTGCTCACCAAGCCGTCGCTGATCTTCCTGGACGAGCCGACCTCGGGCCTCGACCCGGGCATGGACCGCGATGTCATGCAGCTGCTGCGCGCACTCGCCGACGACGGGCGCACCGTCCTCGTCGTCACCCACTCCGTGGCGGAGCTGGCGATCTGCGACAAGCTCCTGGTGATGGCGCCCGGTGGCTCCGTCGCCTACTTCGGTCCGCCCGAGGAGGCACTGAACTTCTTCGGTTACGACACCTGGGCCGACGTCTTCTCCGCCTTCGAGAACTACCGCGACTACGACTGGGCGGGCCGCTGGAAGGGCTCGCAGCACTACCAGATGTACGCCGCGGACATCGACGCGGTCGCGCCGCAGTCCGTACAGGTCCCGGCGATGCAGGCCATGCGGCCGCCGAAGCCACAGGGCTGGATGTCGCAGTTCGTCACACTGGTACGCCGCTACGTCTCGGTGATTGTCTCCGACAAGGGCTTCCTCGCCCTGACGGTGATCCTTCCGGCCGTGCTCGGCGCGGTCAGCCTCCTCATCGACCCCGACAGGGGGCTGCTGCCGAACGAGCCCAACGCGGCCGGCCGGATCATTCCGAACGGCACGGCGACCACGGTCCTGCTGATCCTCGCGGTCGGTGCCTGCTTCGCCGGCGCCGCGAACTCCGTACGTGAGCTGATCAAGGAACGGGTCATCTACGAGCGGGAGCGCGCGACCGGCCTGTCCCGCTCGGCCTATCTGATGTCCAAGGTGTTCGTGCTCGGCATGGTCACCGTGCTGCAGGGCCTGATGGTCGGCGTCATCGGGTTCTCCAGCAGGGAGCTTCCCGAGGAGGGGCTGGTCCTCGGCGGCTTCACGCTGCTCGAGCTGTCCATCCCGATCATGGCGCTGGGCTTCACCTCGATGATGTTCGGCCTGATCATCTCCGCGCTGGTGAAGACCGCCGAGAAGACCATGCCGCTGCTGGTGATGTTCGCGATCATCCAGGTCGTGTTCACCGGCTGCCTGTTCGCGCTGCACGGCGCGGTCGGCGTCAACCAGTTCTCGTTCCTGATGCCGTCGCGCTGGGCGGTCGCCGCCGCCGGTGCCACGCTGGACTTCAACAGGATCAGCCCGCCGGAGACGCCGGGCGACACCGATCCGCTGTGGGAGCACACGGCCGGGGCCTGGTTCATGGACATGGGCGCGCTCATCGCCCTCGGTGTGATCTGCGGCTTCTTCGTGGCCCGCTTCCTGCGCCGCCACGAGCCCGAGGTCATGCGCAAGTGAAGCCCTGGGCATGCGCATGTGAGGTACGTACGCCGAAGGGCGGCACCCCGGTCACGGGGCGCCGCCCTTCGGCGTACGTGTTCGCGGGAAGAGGTCCGCGCCGACCTCAGTACGCGCTGTTGACGTTGTCCATGGAGCCGTACCGGTCCGCCGCGTAGTTGCAGGCGGCGGTGATGTTCGCGACCGGGTCGTAGATGTTCTTCGACGTGCCCGGGACGTGGTACGCCGAGAACGTCGGCGGGATCACCTGCAGCAGCCCCTTGGAGGGGATGCCGTTCTGGGCGTTGATGTCCCAGAGGTTGATGGCCTTCGGGTTGCCCGAGGACTCCCGAATGATGTTGCGGTGGATGCCCTCGTACGAACCCGGGATACCACGCTTCTTCATGATGTCCAGGGACTCGCGGATCCAGCCGTCGAGGTTGTCGGAGTAGCGCTTCTGGGCGGGCTTGCCGCTGTCACCCCGCGGGCCGTCCCACTGACGGTCGCCGGAGCGGCCTGCCCGGTCGCTCTCGCGCTCCCGCTCGGCCTTCTTCTTCGCGGAGGCCGCCTCGGCCTTCTTCTCGGCCGCCGCGTCGGCGGCGGCCTTCTTCTTCGCGGCGATCAGCTCGCTCTTCACACCGGCACCGGCCAGCTGGTCGGTGACGGTGCCCTTGACGTCCTTGATCGGCTCGGTGCTGTAGGCGATCCGTGCGGTGGGGACCGCCTCGCTCGCGGTGGTCGTCGACGCGTCGCTCGGCGTGGCCGAGAATCCGATGGCCGCGGCGCCGACGGCGGTGACACCGGCGGCGACGACCTTGTGATGGCGGTTCAGAGCACGGGCGTGCCCACGGATGAGGAAGTTCTTCGACATGGGTGGGGGACCTCTTCGAATAGCGCGGAGGTCGCTCAACGTCCGGTGGGGCCAGTGGTCGTTCCGGCACGAACGCGGTGGGGGGAGAACCCACGGCGCTGAGCGACGGGAGCCATTCTTAGCGGCCGCAAAATGGCGAGGCAAAGGTGTGACGTACGAAGTCGGGTAGTGGATCAGGGGTGCGCATGCCGGGCGAATCGGACTATACGCCCGGATTGTGTGTCGGTTATGTATCTCCTATGCGTGTTCGTACGTGATGTGCATCCTGTGTCTGGCCTCATACCCGACGTCCCCTCCCCTTACGGAATGTTGCTGGAGCAAGTCGCTCTGTGAGGGGTTTCGGCCGGCGGTCCGGCCGGCGGCGGCTCCCGGTACGCCGGGGGGTCCTACGACCTCCGGTCCAGGTCGTCGCCGTCGCCGGACGGATCCGTGGCGCCGGAGCCCGCCGGTACCGTGAGGACATGAGCCACGGTCCCCCGTCAGGTCTCGCCGCGGTGAGCACCGCGCTGCTGGCCATGAGCAGGCACCTCGAGGTGCGCGACGTCCTCAAGACGATCGTCGCCTCGGCCCGCGAACTGCTCGACGCGCAGTACGCCGCACTCGGCGTCCCCGACGACCACGGCGGCTTCGCCCAGTTCGTGGTCGACGGCGTCAGCGACGCGCAGTGGAAGGCCATCGGTCCCCTCCCGCGCCAGCACGGCATTCTCGCCGCGATGCTGCGCGAGGACCGGCCCCAGCGCCTCGCCGACGTGCGCAGGGACTCCCGCTTCGAGGGCTGGCCCAGTGCCCACCCCGATCTGGTCGACTTCCTGGGCCTGCCCATCCGTGACGGCGACGAGGTCATCGGAGCCCTCTTCCTCGCCAACAAGCTGAGGCCTGTCAAGGGACATCCCGCGCAGGCCCCGGGCGGTCCCGGTCCCGCGCAGACGGGCACCTGCGGATTCACCCAGGACGACGAGGACGTACTCGGCATCCTGGCCCAGCACGCCGCGATCGCCCTCACCAACGCCCGGCTCTACGAGCGCAGCCGCGAACTGACCATCGCGGAGGAACGCTCCCGCCTTGCCCACGAGCTCCACGACGCCGTCAGCCAGAAACTGTTCTCCCTGCGGCTCACCGCCCAGGCGGCCGTCCGCCTGGTGGACCGCGACCCGTCCCGGGCCAAGGGCGAACTCCATCAGGTCGCCTCCCTGGCGGCCGAGGCCGCCGAAGAGCTGCGCGCCGCGGTCGTCGAGCTGCGCCCCGCGGCCCTCGACGAGGACGGTCTCGTCGCCACCCTCCGCACCCAGGTCCAGGTCCTCGACCGCGCCCACAGCGCGCACGTGACCTTCACCGGCCACGGCGCGCGCGCCCTGCCGGCCACGCAGGAGGAAGCGGTGCTGCGCGTCGCCCAGGAGGCGCTGCACAACGCGCTGCGGCACGCGGAGGCCGGCCGTGTGGACGTCATCCTGGAGCGCCGGAGCAGCGGCGCCGTCCTGCGGGTCACCGACGACGGCAAGGGCTTCGACCCGGGGATCATCCGCCGCGCGGGACGCCACCTCGGCCTGGTCTCGATGCGCGACCGGGCGAGCGGGGCCGGCGGCAGCCTGACCGTGGAATCGGCGCCAGGCAGGGGCACCACGATCGAGATGGAGGTTCCCGGTGGCTGACGCGATCAGGGTGCTGCTGGTCGACGACCACCAGGTGGTCCGCCGGGGCCTGCGCACCTTCCTGGAGGTGCAGGACGACATCGAGGTCGTCGGGGAGGCCGCGGACGGCGCCGAAGGAGTCGCCCTCGCCGACGAGCTGCGGCCCGACGTGATCCTGATGGACGTCAAGATGCCGGGCATGGACGGAGTGGACGCCCTGCGCCGGCTCCGTGAACTGGACCACCCCGCGCGCGTGTTGATCGTCACCAGCTTCACCGAGCAGCGCACCGTGGTCCCGGCCCTGCGCGCGGGCGCCGCCGGATACGTGTACAAGGACATCGACCCCGACGCGCTCGCCGGCGCCATCCGTTCCGTCCACGCCGGGCACGTCCTCCTCCAGGCCGAGGTCGCCGGTGCCCTGCTGGCCCGGGAGGAGAGTCACTCGGGCCAGGGCCGCGCCGGGTCGCTCACGGAGCGGGAGTGCGAGGTGCTCGGC comes from the Streptomyces sp. KMM 9044 genome and includes:
- a CDS encoding response regulator; the encoded protein is MADAIRVLLVDDHQVVRRGLRTFLEVQDDIEVVGEAADGAEGVALADELRPDVILMDVKMPGMDGVDALRRLRELDHPARVLIVTSFTEQRTVVPALRAGAAGYVYKDIDPDALAGAIRSVHAGHVLLQAEVAGALLAREESHSGQGRAGSLTERECEVLGLIADGRSNREIARALVLSEKTVKTHVSNILMKLDLSDRTQAALWAVRHGLST
- a CDS encoding GAF domain-containing sensor histidine kinase, with protein sequence MSHGPPSGLAAVSTALLAMSRHLEVRDVLKTIVASARELLDAQYAALGVPDDHGGFAQFVVDGVSDAQWKAIGPLPRQHGILAAMLREDRPQRLADVRRDSRFEGWPSAHPDLVDFLGLPIRDGDEVIGALFLANKLRPVKGHPAQAPGGPGPAQTGTCGFTQDDEDVLGILAQHAAIALTNARLYERSRELTIAEERSRLAHELHDAVSQKLFSLRLTAQAAVRLVDRDPSRAKGELHQVASLAAEAAEELRAAVVELRPAALDEDGLVATLRTQVQVLDRAHSAHVTFTGHGARALPATQEEAVLRVAQEALHNALRHAEAGRVDVILERRSSGAVLRVTDDGKGFDPGIIRRAGRHLGLVSMRDRASGAGGSLTVESAPGRGTTIEMEVPGG